GGGACAAATTTTTAGCACACGAGAAGATATGTTGCCTTTTGCTTTAATTGAAGAGTTAGAAAAATTACAGGATCATGTTCCTAAACTCAAAGATTTCGATGTTTTAACTACAGTAAAAGAAGAGTTAGGTATTGAAAAGTTCAAGTATTTTGCCACAATTCAAATAGAACCACTAGCTGCGGCATCGTTAGCACAAGTACACCGCGCTCAACTTATAAATGGCGATGAAGTAATTTTAAAAATTCAAAGACCCCATATTACCGAAATCATTGAGGCCGACCTTATGGTTATGAAGCAGGTTGCTCAAAGTCTCGAAAAATACAGTACACAGGCAGAAGCTTTTCAGCCTATTAGAATTGTAGAATCTTTTGAACGCAGTATAAAAGAAGAACTTCAATTTGTAAGAGAAATAGACAATACTGAGCGTTTTGCTCAAAACTTTATGGGCAATGAATTTATTCATGTCCCCGAAATCTATAAAGAACTTTCTACAGATAAAATTATATGTATGGAATTTATAGATGGCATTAAGGTTTCTAATATAGAAGCACTGATAGAGGCAAATATAGACCCCAAAGCGGTTGCTAAAGTTGGTGTAGACTTATATATAGAACAAATTTTAGACTTTGGTTTTTTTCATGCAGATCCTCACCCTGGTAATATATTTATACTTCCAGATAGCGAACAAATAAGTTTTTTAGATTTTGGAATGATGGGTACTATTCTACCCCACGAAAAAGAATCAATAAATGATCTTCTACTCCATTTTTTAAGTAAGGATGTTAAAAAAATAATATCAGTTCTTGAGAAAATAGCTATAAAAACCAATATTCCTGATTACAAAAAACTAGAACAAGACCTTTATCAATTACTTGAAGGTGTAAGTAATACTGCTATCCAAAACATAAAACTTGGGGATACTTTATCTCAATTTAAAGTTATCCTATTCGGGAATCAAATTATAATTCCCCACTACTTATATATGCTGATAAGAGGTATTGTACTCATAGAAGGTGTTGGTCTTAAACTAGACCCTGAATTTAATATTACTAAAAATCTAGAACCTTATGTAACCAAAATTTTGCGTAAAAGATTTAGTTTAAAATACCTTTTAAAAAAGAACCTTACACGTATAAAAGATTTCAATGCCCTTGCCGATACTTTGCCAAATGATTTAAATACCATCATTAAAAAAATTAAAGAAGGTAAGTTAGCAGTCGTGCATGAGCACAAAGGACTTAAGGAATTTCAGATTGCCACAAGCAAGGCAGTAAACCGTTTAGTTTTTGCTGTTATTATTGCTGCACTTTCAATTGGCTCTTCATTACTAGTAATGGCAAAAATGCCCCCGTTAATTAATGGAATTCCAGTTTTAGGCGGAATAGGTTTTGTATTATCTGCCTTGTTGGGGTTCTATATCGTAATCTCAATTTTCAGAAATAATCAGCTTTAGAAGAAAAATACATGGGTGAATTTGAAAAAATAACCAAAGTACTTGACCCTTATATTTTAGGTGTACTCATTAGTTTAGGAATAGGTCTTATACTAGGACTGGAAAGAGAATATAATAATCTTAAAGAAGA
The genomic region above belongs to Maribacter hydrothermalis and contains:
- a CDS encoding ABC1 kinase family protein; the protein is MAILNLPSQKEIKRYATLFNVLVKYGFEDILAHSPILKFIPNSYLENHPDTKKNLSFSQYERVRMVLEELGPTYIKLGQIFSTREDMLPFALIEELEKLQDHVPKLKDFDVLTTVKEELGIEKFKYFATIQIEPLAAASLAQVHRAQLINGDEVILKIQRPHITEIIEADLMVMKQVAQSLEKYSTQAEAFQPIRIVESFERSIKEELQFVREIDNTERFAQNFMGNEFIHVPEIYKELSTDKIICMEFIDGIKVSNIEALIEANIDPKAVAKVGVDLYIEQILDFGFFHADPHPGNIFILPDSEQISFLDFGMMGTILPHEKESINDLLLHFLSKDVKKIISVLEKIAIKTNIPDYKKLEQDLYQLLEGVSNTAIQNIKLGDTLSQFKVILFGNQIIIPHYLYMLIRGIVLIEGVGLKLDPEFNITKNLEPYVTKILRKRFSLKYLLKKNLTRIKDFNALADTLPNDLNTIIKKIKEGKLAVVHEHKGLKEFQIATSKAVNRLVFAVIIAALSIGSSLLVMAKMPPLINGIPVLGGIGFVLSALLGFYIVISIFRNNQL